Proteins co-encoded in one Flavivirga eckloniae genomic window:
- a CDS encoding gluconate 2-dehydrogenase subunit 3 family protein has product MDRRSALKNLTMGLGYSIAAPTIFNVLSSCNAEKESWTPLFLSKEEKHIVTHLADIILPASDTPGALDVNIPQFLDVMYHDIEKKTKSGSF; this is encoded by the coding sequence ATGGACAGAAGATCTGCATTAAAAAATTTAACCATGGGACTAGGCTATTCTATAGCAGCTCCAACCATATTCAACGTCTTAAGTTCCTGCAATGCCGAAAAAGAAAGCTGGACACCATTATTTCTTTCCAAAGAAGAAAAACATATCGTAACCCATTTGGCAGATATTATTTTGCCTGCTTCAGACACTCCGGGAGCATTAGATGTTAATATTCCGCAGTTTTTAGATGTTATGTATCATGATATTGAAAAAAAAACCAAATCAGGATCTTTTTAA
- a CDS encoding GMC oxidoreductase, whose translation MTKDTIREDSTTYDAIVIGTGISGGWAAKELCENGLKTLVLERGRMVKHIEDYPTMNKDPWDFKHREMGSDESRKNQKVQSRLWNGALTSPVNKHWFVDDIKNPYNEVKEYLWIRGYHVGGRSLMWGRHSYRWSDMDFEANKKDGHGVDWPIRYKDIAPWYDKVEEFIGVSGENLGLSQLPDGKLSPPMELNCVEKDLQKNISEQFDDDRVLTPGRVAHITGDKTHEGRSNCQYRNRCMRGCPYGGYFSSNSSTLPAAERTGNMTLRPNSIAHEIVYDETTGLASGVKLIDAETKEKLFFKASIIFCCASTLGTTSILLQSKSKRFPNGLGNDSGELGHNLMDHHYGVGASAEVDGFDDKYYKGRKPNGFYIPRFRNLNDKTKQKNFIRGYGYQGGASRTNWKRAVSELSFGNELKDELLKPGPWRVGMSGFGECLPYHENKVSLNYDVLDEWGLPTLDMDAEVKENELKMREDMRDQAVAILKSAGYKNVVGHLGKAVQGACIHEMGTARMGHDPKTSVLNKHNQMHTVPNVYVTDGACMTSSACQNPSLTYMAITARAANHAANALKKNKTS comes from the coding sequence ATGACAAAAGACACGATTCGAGAAGACTCAACAACCTACGACGCTATAGTAATTGGCACCGGTATAAGTGGTGGATGGGCCGCTAAAGAACTATGCGAAAACGGATTAAAAACGTTGGTTTTGGAAAGAGGCCGTATGGTAAAACATATTGAAGATTACCCGACCATGAACAAAGACCCCTGGGATTTTAAACACCGGGAAATGGGCAGTGATGAATCCAGGAAAAATCAAAAAGTCCAAAGCAGATTATGGAACGGAGCCCTTACAAGCCCTGTAAACAAACATTGGTTTGTAGACGATATAAAAAACCCTTACAATGAGGTAAAAGAATATTTATGGATACGCGGATATCATGTAGGTGGACGTTCGCTTATGTGGGGCAGACACAGCTACAGATGGAGTGATATGGACTTTGAGGCCAACAAAAAAGATGGTCATGGTGTCGATTGGCCCATTCGCTACAAAGACATAGCGCCATGGTATGATAAAGTGGAAGAATTTATTGGGGTTTCTGGTGAAAATTTAGGACTATCACAACTCCCGGATGGAAAACTCTCACCTCCTATGGAATTGAATTGTGTTGAAAAAGACCTTCAAAAAAACATAAGCGAGCAATTTGATGACGATCGGGTTTTAACTCCCGGACGTGTGGCTCATATTACCGGAGATAAGACGCACGAAGGACGATCTAACTGTCAATACAGAAACCGATGTATGCGTGGTTGCCCCTATGGCGGTTATTTTAGCAGTAACTCCTCAACCCTTCCAGCGGCAGAAAGAACAGGAAACATGACGCTTAGACCTAATTCTATTGCTCATGAAATTGTTTATGATGAAACAACAGGTCTAGCAAGTGGTGTAAAGCTTATTGATGCAGAAACCAAGGAAAAGCTTTTCTTTAAAGCATCTATTATATTTTGTTGCGCGTCAACATTAGGTACAACATCCATCCTGTTACAATCAAAATCTAAAAGATTCCCAAATGGATTAGGTAACGATAGTGGTGAACTTGGTCATAACCTTATGGATCACCATTATGGTGTAGGAGCATCTGCAGAAGTTGATGGGTTTGATGACAAATATTATAAAGGAAGAAAACCTAACGGGTTTTACATTCCCAGGTTTAGAAACCTAAACGATAAAACCAAACAAAAGAATTTTATTAGAGGTTATGGCTATCAGGGTGGCGCCAGTAGAACAAACTGGAAACGTGCCGTCTCAGAATTAAGCTTCGGAAACGAGTTAAAAGACGAACTTTTAAAACCTGGGCCATGGCGTGTAGGCATGTCTGGTTTTGGCGAATGTCTTCCTTATCATGAAAATAAAGTATCTTTAAATTACGATGTTTTAGATGAATGGGGTTTACCAACCCTAGATATGGATGCCGAAGTAAAAGAGAACGAACTTAAAATGCGCGAAGACATGAGGGATCAGGCTGTTGCTATATTAAAATCTGCCGGTTATAAAAATGTCGTTGGCCATTTAGGCAAAGCTGTTCAGGGAGCCTGTATTCATGAAATGGGTACTGCAAGGATGGGACACGACCCAAAAACCTCGGTCTTAAACAAACACAATCAAATGCATACAGTTCCTAATGTTTATGTTACAGATGGCGCTTGTATGACATCGTCTGCTTGCCAGAACCCTTCGCTTACCTATATGGCTATAACTGCCCGAGCGGCAAATCATGCTGCTAATGCATTAAAAAAAAATAAAACCAGTTAA
- a CDS encoding helix-turn-helix transcriptional regulator, which translates to MKVGVQKIQPYEGDGIVYHADTCLPLIDAYERRKLKFKALARHTYPGDRLDENTLGLNSIGYWDANEPQDWGLDWHRNEGIEFHFLESGSMPYAQENKEVLLTPNHLTITRPWEAHKVGNPHIGMGKFYWVIIDLGVRRPHQDWVWPDWITLTPSDLIRLTTILRQNEKSIIKTDKRFRDCFLRINNAVNTDVNGSNASRIRLLVNYLLILLLEILNTDDIVLNESLTDSTRSVRFFLKELEKKLSENWTIELMAQSAGVGLTRFTHHCKRLTNLTPMRYLTMKRLEMSKEILRTNPDITVSEVAYMCGFTTSQYFATVFKKHEKCSPNEYRLKNMTLNGLPLV; encoded by the coding sequence ATGAAAGTAGGTGTACAAAAAATACAGCCTTATGAAGGAGATGGAATTGTTTATCATGCCGATACATGTTTGCCTCTAATTGATGCTTACGAACGTAGGAAATTAAAATTTAAAGCACTTGCCCGTCATACTTATCCGGGAGACAGATTAGATGAAAATACATTGGGACTTAATAGTATTGGATACTGGGACGCTAACGAGCCTCAGGACTGGGGGTTGGACTGGCATCGTAATGAGGGCATAGAGTTTCACTTTTTGGAATCCGGATCAATGCCCTATGCCCAGGAAAACAAAGAGGTTTTGCTTACACCAAACCATTTAACCATTACACGACCCTGGGAGGCGCATAAAGTGGGGAACCCTCATATAGGTATGGGGAAATTTTATTGGGTGATTATAGATTTAGGCGTGCGTAGGCCACATCAAGATTGGGTTTGGCCGGACTGGATTACTTTAACACCTTCAGATTTAATCAGGCTTACCACTATTTTAAGACAAAACGAAAAATCTATAATAAAAACAGATAAGCGTTTTCGCGATTGTTTTTTGCGAATCAATAATGCTGTAAATACAGATGTTAATGGCAGTAATGCTTCAAGAATAAGATTGCTCGTAAATTATTTATTAATTCTGCTGCTTGAAATATTAAACACAGACGATATCGTTTTAAATGAATCTCTTACCGATAGTACCCGTAGTGTTAGGTTCTTTTTAAAGGAGCTTGAAAAAAAACTTTCTGAAAATTGGACCATAGAATTAATGGCACAGTCTGCCGGTGTTGGGTTAACACGATTTACGCATCATTGTAAGCGGTTGACTAATTTAACGCCCATGCGTTATTTAACCATGAAGCGCTTAGAAATGTCTAAGGAAATACTTCGGACTAACCCAGATATAACAGTTTCTGAAGTTGCTTATATGTGCGGATTTACTACCAGTCAATACTTCGCGACGGTGTTTAAAAAGCATGAAAAGTGCTCTCCTAATGAATATAGATTGAAAAATATGACTTTAAATGGTCTGCCATTAGTTTAG
- a CDS encoding sugar phosphate isomerase/epimerase family protein — translation MKRRDFVIKTTCGGAALSLLGLHACKKSEKKEAPSNQEASSSNPLFFKLSLAQWSLHNALFGNEMNHLDFAAKSRSFGLEGLEYVNSFFKDKAKDMSFLKEMNLRADSEGQQNVLIMIDGEGSLANSDETHRLKAIENHYKWVEAAQFLGCHAIRVNLAGGVDKNEAAKVSVDSLNRLSDFAKEANINVLVENHGGFSSNGKWMVDVFSKVANKNCGTLPDFGNFCITKNEDGSCVDEYDRYQGIKELLPYAKAVSAKSYDFNEKGEDKIIDYRKMMQMVKDSGYRGFVGIEYEGKVVPEAKGIELTRDLLVRIGKQLS, via the coding sequence ATGAAGCGAAGAGATTTTGTTATAAAAACGACTTGCGGAGGTGCTGCGCTATCATTGCTAGGGTTGCATGCGTGTAAGAAGTCTGAAAAAAAAGAAGCGCCGTCTAATCAAGAAGCATCTAGTTCGAATCCTTTATTTTTTAAACTATCCCTGGCACAATGGTCATTGCACAATGCTTTATTTGGGAATGAAATGAATCATTTAGATTTTGCAGCAAAGTCCAGGAGTTTTGGTTTGGAAGGGTTGGAATATGTAAATAGTTTTTTTAAAGATAAAGCTAAAGATATGTCTTTTTTAAAGGAGATGAACCTAAGAGCCGATTCAGAAGGGCAGCAAAACGTTTTAATTATGATCGATGGTGAAGGTTCGCTTGCAAATTCAGATGAAACCCATAGACTTAAAGCGATAGAAAACCATTATAAATGGGTTGAGGCCGCTCAGTTTTTAGGCTGTCATGCTATTCGGGTTAATTTGGCAGGAGGCGTGGATAAAAATGAAGCAGCCAAAGTAAGTGTAGATTCTTTGAATAGACTTTCTGATTTTGCCAAGGAGGCGAACATTAATGTTTTAGTTGAAAATCACGGCGGTTTTTCTTCAAATGGAAAATGGATGGTCGATGTGTTTTCTAAAGTGGCTAATAAAAATTGCGGAACCTTACCAGATTTCGGTAATTTCTGTATAACAAAAAATGAAGACGGGAGTTGTGTTGATGAATACGATAGATATCAAGGTATTAAAGAATTGTTGCCCTACGCTAAGGCAGTAAGTGCCAAGTCTTACGATTTTAATGAAAAAGGAGAAGATAAGATTATAGATTATCGAAAGATGATGCAAATGGTAAAGGATTCTGGTTACAGGGGTTTTGTTGGTATTGAATATGAAGGAAAAGTTGTGCCTGAAGCTAAGGGTATTGAGTTAACCAGAGATCTTTTAGTTCGTATTGGAAAGCAACTTTCTTAA
- a CDS encoding MFS transporter, which yields MENVNKNRLFLASCLALITTAMTFAIRARLETVFGPEGVGLTLEQIGYAFAPAFFGFTIAMIIGGPLVDLLGIKKITWMAFITHAVGIVLTIMADSMTSLFIATLFVGIGNGFVEAALNPLVASMYPDEKTKMLNRFHVWFPGGIVIGAILGWLTMDVMDLSWQVMVGTLFIPLLIYGFLFVGQKIPVTERVQLGVSNKKMFASVLNPLFLFMVACMFLTAASELGTTQRIESLLKESVAQPLLVLAFINGIMALGRLFAGKVVHKLKPSGMLLYSAIFTFIGLWMLTVTSGGMTFVAAAVFAIGITFFWPTMLGFVAEYLPETGALGLSIMGGAGMFSVSIVLPIMGRLMDGEGGITEALRTMSILPAILIVAFLGLSIYMKKRNKTAEV from the coding sequence ATGGAGAATGTTAATAAAAACAGGCTTTTTCTGGCCAGTTGCCTTGCATTAATTACAACAGCAATGACCTTTGCCATTCGTGCACGATTGGAGACTGTATTTGGCCCGGAAGGTGTTGGTCTTACCCTTGAACAAATAGGATATGCCTTTGCGCCTGCCTTTTTCGGATTTACCATAGCTATGATTATTGGAGGTCCTTTAGTTGATTTACTAGGGATTAAAAAAATTACCTGGATGGCATTTATTACACATGCTGTGGGTATCGTTTTAACGATTATGGCAGATTCCATGACATCCTTATTTATCGCAACATTATTTGTGGGTATAGGGAATGGGTTTGTTGAAGCTGCTTTAAATCCTTTAGTGGCATCCATGTATCCAGATGAAAAAACCAAAATGTTAAACAGGTTTCATGTCTGGTTTCCGGGAGGTATTGTTATTGGAGCTATTTTAGGATGGCTTACAATGGATGTTATGGACTTAAGTTGGCAAGTTATGGTAGGAACCTTGTTTATTCCATTGCTCATTTATGGCTTCTTATTTGTAGGTCAAAAAATTCCTGTTACCGAACGTGTGCAATTAGGAGTTAGTAATAAAAAAATGTTTGCCAGTGTTTTAAACCCTTTGTTTCTTTTTATGGTTGCTTGTATGTTTCTTACAGCAGCTTCAGAGTTGGGAACCACCCAACGTATTGAATCGCTGTTAAAAGAATCTGTAGCACAGCCATTGCTGGTATTAGCTTTTATAAATGGTATCATGGCATTGGGTCGATTATTTGCTGGCAAAGTTGTTCATAAATTAAAACCATCGGGGATGTTGTTGTATTCAGCAATATTCACCTTTATAGGTTTGTGGATGCTTACAGTAACAAGTGGAGGGATGACTTTTGTTGCAGCCGCCGTTTTTGCCATAGGTATTACTTTCTTCTGGCCAACCATGTTAGGGTTTGTTGCAGAATATTTACCAGAAACGGGTGCTTTAGGGCTCTCTATTATGGGAGGCGCCGGTATGTTCTCCGTATCGATAGTATTACCTATTATGGGAAGGCTTATGGATGGTGAAGGTGGAATTACAGAAGCGTTAAGAACGATGTCTATTCTACCAGCAATTTTAATTGTAGCGTTTTTAGGATTAAGTATTTATATGAAAAAAAGAAATAAAACAGCAGAAGTATAA
- a CDS encoding Gfo/Idh/MocA family protein: protein MTRKLRMGMIGGGAGSFIGDVHRKAASIDGMIDLVCGAFSSSAEKSIASGKALGLPESRCYGSYEEMILKEKELPEDVRMDFVAIVTPNHMHFPPAKFALKNGFHVVCDKPMTLTLDEAIALEEIVNKSGKLFALTHNYTGHPLVKQARAMVANGDLGNIRKVQVQYLQGWLSTPEEKGDNKQAAWRVDPKRSGIGGALGDIGTHAENLVEYITGLKIDELAADLGRFGEGRVLDDDGNLLLRLENGAKGTMSISQIALGEENNLAIRVYGEKGSLEWHQENPNELITHWLEDPIKVFTPNGNGLYPEALNTSRIPAGHPEGYLEAFATIYKNFATHLMAILNGETMNTPDYPTAKDGVRGMKFIYAAVASDTNNAAWTKI from the coding sequence ATGACAAGAAAATTAAGAATGGGAATGATCGGTGGAGGCGCCGGATCATTCATTGGAGATGTACATAGAAAAGCCGCATCTATTGACGGCATGATAGATTTAGTATGTGGTGCTTTTAGTAGCAGCGCAGAAAAATCGATAGCATCAGGTAAGGCGTTGGGTCTTCCGGAAAGCCGGTGCTATGGGAGTTACGAAGAAATGATTTTAAAGGAAAAGGAATTACCAGAAGATGTTCGTATGGACTTTGTGGCTATTGTAACACCCAATCACATGCATTTCCCTCCGGCAAAGTTCGCCTTGAAAAATGGGTTCCACGTGGTTTGTGATAAACCTATGACCTTAACTCTGGACGAAGCCATAGCATTGGAAGAGATTGTAAATAAAAGTGGAAAATTATTTGCACTAACCCATAATTATACCGGGCATCCATTGGTTAAACAGGCTAGAGCTATGGTGGCTAATGGTGACTTAGGAAACATTAGGAAGGTGCAAGTGCAATATTTGCAGGGGTGGTTATCTACTCCAGAGGAAAAGGGAGACAATAAACAGGCTGCCTGGCGTGTGGATCCTAAGCGTTCTGGAATAGGAGGTGCTTTAGGCGATATTGGTACACATGCTGAAAATTTAGTAGAATACATTACTGGTTTAAAAATCGATGAATTGGCAGCAGATCTGGGTAGGTTTGGTGAAGGTAGGGTTTTAGATGATGATGGAAACCTGTTGCTTCGTTTGGAAAATGGAGCTAAAGGCACCATGTCTATTTCTCAAATTGCTTTAGGAGAAGAAAATAATCTGGCCATTAGGGTATATGGAGAAAAAGGGAGTTTGGAGTGGCATCAAGAAAATCCAAATGAATTGATAACACATTGGTTAGAAGATCCGATTAAAGTGTTTACTCCAAACGGAAATGGGTTATATCCAGAGGCACTCAATACTTCCAGAATCCCGGCAGGTCATCCAGAAGGGTATTTAGAGGCTTTTGCAACTATTTATAAAAATTTCGCAACGCATTTAATGGCTATTTTAAACGGAGAAACAATGAATACTCCAGATTATCCAACCGCTAAAGATGGGGTTAGAGGGATGAAGTTTATCTATGCAGCTGTTGCAAGTGATACCAATAATGCAGCTTGGACAAAAATTTAA
- a CDS encoding sugar phosphate isomerase/epimerase family protein, which produces MKTIKGPAVFLAQFAGDNAPFNSLDGMCKWAADLGYKGIQIPTWEPSLIDVEKAAESQTYCDELKGKVASYGLEITELSTHLQGQLVAVNPAYDTMFDGFAPEHVRNNPKARTAWAIDFVKKSGTASGRLGLKAHATFSGALMWHTMYPWPQRPNGLVEMGFKELADRWIPILNHFDEHGVDVCYELHPGEDLHDGITFERFLEATNNHKRANIIYDPSHFVLQQLDYLTFIDYYHERIKAFHVKDAEFNPTGKQGVYGGYANWKDRAGRFRSLGDGQVDFKGIFSKLTKYECDVWAVMEWECCVKSSEQGAREGAPFIQEHIIEAAERSFDDFAGDDVDEAQLKNILGL; this is translated from the coding sequence ATGAAAACAATAAAAGGACCAGCAGTGTTTTTAGCACAATTCGCTGGAGATAATGCACCATTTAACAGCCTGGATGGTATGTGTAAATGGGCTGCAGATTTAGGGTATAAGGGTATTCAAATTCCAACCTGGGAACCTAGTTTGATAGATGTGGAAAAAGCAGCAGAAAGTCAAACATATTGCGATGAGCTAAAAGGAAAAGTAGCATCTTATGGATTAGAAATAACAGAATTGTCCACACACTTACAAGGGCAGTTGGTAGCAGTTAACCCTGCTTACGATACCATGTTTGATGGTTTTGCACCCGAACATGTTAGAAATAACCCAAAAGCAAGAACCGCATGGGCTATAGATTTTGTTAAAAAATCGGGAACTGCCAGTGGAAGATTAGGCTTAAAAGCGCATGCAACATTTTCCGGAGCGTTAATGTGGCATACTATGTATCCGTGGCCGCAACGCCCCAATGGATTGGTAGAAATGGGCTTTAAAGAATTAGCAGATCGCTGGATTCCCATATTGAATCATTTTGATGAACATGGCGTAGATGTATGTTATGAACTTCATCCGGGAGAAGATCTTCATGATGGAATTACGTTTGAACGTTTTTTAGAAGCAACAAATAATCATAAGCGGGCTAATATAATTTATGACCCGAGTCATTTTGTGCTTCAACAGTTAGATTATTTAACCTTTATAGATTATTATCATGAGCGCATTAAAGCGTTTCATGTAAAAGATGCCGAATTTAATCCAACGGGAAAACAAGGTGTTTATGGTGGGTATGCCAATTGGAAAGATAGAGCTGGACGTTTTAGATCGTTAGGAGATGGTCAGGTAGATTTTAAAGGGATTTTTTCAAAACTAACAAAATACGAATGTGATGTTTGGGCTGTTATGGAATGGGAATGTTGTGTAAAATCTTCGGAACAAGGAGCAAGAGAAGGCGCGCCTTTTATTCAAGAACATATTATTGAAGCCGCTGAACGTAGTTTTGATGATTTTGCAGGTGACGATGTTGATGAAGCACAATTAAAGAATATACTCGGCTTATAA
- a CDS encoding 3-keto-disaccharide hydrolase has protein sequence MKKTVLVALTGICLLACANKNENDETPIKTKVEEVKKEPTDPKATEFYEPVPPVVNPTGQHGVPSDAIVLFNGKGFDNWVHADDGSSVQWILKDDGSMTVKDKSGDIKTKQEFGSVQLHIEWRSSPEKRASGQNRSNSGVFLQERYEVQVLDNNDNDTYVNGQVGSIYKQSVPLAKASVPTGEWNAYDIIYHAPEFNSEGDKTKSATITVLHNGVLIQDHFEIQGTTEYIGWPKNKPHGKAALRLQDHRDNSGVSYRNIWVRELD, from the coding sequence ATTAAAAAAACAGTTTTAGTTGCTTTAACGGGTATTTGTCTTTTAGCATGCGCTAATAAGAATGAAAATGACGAGACACCTATTAAAACAAAAGTAGAAGAAGTTAAAAAAGAGCCAACCGATCCTAAAGCTACTGAGTTTTACGAGCCTGTGCCACCTGTAGTAAACCCTACCGGACAACATGGTGTGCCAAGTGATGCCATTGTATTATTTAATGGTAAAGGTTTTGATAATTGGGTGCATGCTGATGATGGTAGTTCAGTACAATGGATTTTAAAAGATGATGGTTCTATGACGGTTAAGGATAAATCTGGAGATATTAAAACAAAACAAGAGTTTGGCAGTGTGCAATTGCATATTGAATGGCGATCTTCGCCAGAGAAACGAGCTAGCGGACAAAACCGAAGCAATAGCGGTGTTTTTCTTCAAGAACGCTACGAAGTACAGGTTTTAGATAATAATGATAACGATACGTATGTAAACGGACAGGTAGGATCTATTTACAAGCAATCTGTTCCTTTAGCTAAGGCTTCTGTGCCTACTGGAGAATGGAATGCTTACGATATTATTTATCATGCCCCGGAGTTCAATTCGGAAGGAGATAAAACAAAATCGGCAACGATTACGGTATTGCATAACGGCGTTTTAATTCAGGATCATTTTGAAATTCAAGGCACTACGGAATACATTGGTTGGCCTAAAAATAAACCACATGGTAAAGCAGCGTTAAGGCTTCAGGATCATCGGGATAATAGCGGTGTGAGTTATCGAAATATTTGGGTTCGGGAGTTGGATTAA
- the aspA gene encoding aspartate ammonia-lyase gives MKTRTEIDLLGELEIGNEFYYGIHTQRAINNFKISNSKISDFPIFVKGLILTKKACAAANKEIGTIPSDKADMILQACDEILNNLEKYTQYFPSDVFQGGAGTSVNMNANEVIANVGLELNGFKKGNYDILNPNDHVNKSQSTNDAYPTAFRVAVYYYMNHLLEKINILTTHLDKKAAEFEKVLKMGRTQLQDAVPMSLGDEFASWSTNLKEETKNLKRNRDLILEVNLGATAIGTGINAPKGYSELSIGYLQQFTKASFVKAENLIEATSDTGAYVMISGALKRSSVKLSKICNDLRLLSSGPRCGLNEINLPEMQAGSSIMPAKVNPVIPEVVNQVCFKIIGNDVTISFAAEAGQLQLNVMEPVLAQCLFESVELLSNACVTLAEKCISGITANAEHTKEMVLNSVGIITFLNPYIGHHMGDIIGKEAVATGKNIRELVLEKKLLTEEELDKILSIENMMNPKYKAALHK, from the coding sequence ATGAAGACAAGAACAGAAATTGACTTACTAGGCGAATTAGAAATAGGAAACGAATTTTATTATGGCATTCATACTCAGAGAGCCATTAATAATTTTAAAATATCAAACTCAAAAATAAGTGATTTTCCCATTTTTGTAAAAGGTTTAATCCTCACAAAAAAAGCTTGTGCAGCTGCTAATAAAGAGATTGGAACCATCCCATCGGACAAAGCAGACATGATTCTTCAAGCTTGTGATGAGATATTAAACAATCTAGAAAAGTATACCCAATACTTCCCTTCGGATGTATTTCAAGGTGGAGCAGGTACGTCTGTAAATATGAACGCTAATGAAGTGATTGCAAATGTTGGTTTAGAACTAAATGGTTTTAAAAAAGGGAATTATGATATTTTAAACCCGAACGATCATGTAAATAAATCGCAATCAACTAATGATGCTTACCCAACTGCTTTTAGAGTTGCTGTTTATTACTATATGAACCATCTACTCGAAAAAATCAACATTCTCACAACGCATTTAGATAAAAAAGCTGCTGAATTTGAAAAAGTCCTTAAAATGGGACGCACACAATTACAAGATGCCGTACCAATGTCTTTGGGCGATGAATTCGCATCCTGGTCAACAAACCTGAAAGAAGAAACCAAAAATCTAAAACGCAATAGAGATTTAATTCTTGAAGTCAATTTGGGAGCAACAGCCATTGGAACAGGAATTAATGCGCCTAAAGGATATTCAGAACTATCCATTGGATATTTACAGCAATTTACGAAAGCTAGTTTTGTAAAAGCAGAAAACTTAATTGAAGCCACTTCCGATACGGGTGCTTATGTTATGATTTCGGGGGCTTTAAAGAGAAGTTCTGTTAAGCTGTCTAAAATTTGTAATGACTTACGATTATTATCTTCTGGTCCGCGCTGTGGCTTAAACGAAATTAATTTACCTGAAATGCAGGCTGGATCGTCTATTATGCCAGCAAAGGTAAACCCTGTAATTCCTGAAGTAGTAAATCAAGTTTGCTTTAAAATTATAGGGAACGATGTTACGATTTCTTTTGCTGCCGAAGCTGGTCAATTACAATTAAATGTAATGGAACCTGTTTTAGCGCAATGTCTATTCGAATCTGTAGAATTATTATCTAATGCTTGCGTAACACTGGCAGAAAAGTGTATTTCAGGTATTACTGCTAATGCAGAACACACTAAAGAAATGGTTTTAAATTCAGTTGGAATCATTACGTTTTTAAACCCTTATATCGGTCACCATATGGGGGATATTATTGGCAAGGAAGCAGTAGCTACAGGTAAAAACATTAGAGAATTAGTGTTAGAAAAAAAGTTACTCACCGAAGAAGAACTAGATAAAATCTTAAGTATCGAAAACATGATGAACCCTAAATACAAAGCAGCATTGCATAAGTAA
- a CDS encoding GNAT family N-acetyltransferase, translating to MEIVIANKSHTKYAEIICETIAESAKVRGTGIAKRTPEYISTKMENGNAVIALDGDVFAGFCYIELWGHGKFVANSGLIVHPNYRGKGLAKKIKHKVFAHSRTKFPNAKVFSITTGLAVMKLNSDLGYKPVTFSELTDDQTFWDGCQTCQNYDVLTRTKRKMCLCTGMLYDAKANEKKESKKIKEKVFKRLKHIKETMFLKKDKKVK from the coding sequence ATGGAGATTGTAATCGCTAATAAATCACATACTAAATACGCAGAGATTATTTGCGAAACTATTGCAGAATCAGCAAAGGTTAGGGGTACTGGTATTGCCAAACGAACACCAGAGTATATTTCAACAAAAATGGAAAATGGCAACGCCGTTATTGCCTTAGATGGTGATGTGTTTGCAGGGTTTTGTTATATAGAACTTTGGGGACATGGAAAGTTTGTTGCCAATTCAGGGTTAATAGTACATCCAAATTACAGAGGCAAAGGCTTGGCGAAAAAGATAAAGCATAAGGTTTTTGCACATTCCAGAACAAAATTTCCAAATGCAAAAGTATTCAGTATTACAACAGGTTTGGCTGTAATGAAGTTGAATAGCGATTTAGGGTATAAACCCGTTACATTTTCAGAATTAACAGACGATCAAACATTTTGGGATGGGTGTCAAACCTGTCAGAACTATGACGTTTTAACACGAACCAAACGAAAAATGTGTTTGTGTACCGGGATGTTATATGATGCGAAAGCAAACGAGAAAAAAGAATCAAAGAAAATAAAAGAAAAGGTTTTTAAAAGATTGAAACATATTAAGGAGACCATGTTTTTAAAAAAAGATAAAAAAGTAAAGTAA